Proteins encoded by one window of Aspergillus puulaauensis MK2 DNA, chromosome 4, nearly complete sequence:
- a CDS encoding RanBP1 domain protein (COG:U;~EggNog:ENOG410PSJ1;~InterPro:IPR000156,IPR015007,IPR011993;~PFAM:PF08911,PF00638;~go_component: GO:0005643 - nuclear pore [Evidence IEA];~go_process: GO:0046907 - intracellular transport [Evidence IEA]), whose protein sequence is MSKRTAQGPQGDKDSDLFQFNMSSTPEEKPQRATAAQLAARKIKDVRRRPRVPGAPAATPSASFGGPFSSIDPNTVSSPSAGQQPMSNGFSFGQSQSFPPASPAPKPPAQNGGSQFSFGSGGGPSDFNFSASFGGASSTPASNPFASVNPGGASQQPAGGSFSGFKGNMFNVPSTASQSPAQQPLPSGGGLFGAGSQQSGSTGALFGNTASSGPSFQPSTAAPTNGNIFGQSTTGAPSTNIFAQSGQDKPNAFGQSTAFGNDSMQTSPDAKSAAQKPAFGSGSSGFGVSTNFGGSGGGNLFGGTTSASPSKPLFGAKPTEQPATSSPSLFGATTQPTSSAPAAPSFGGGPSSTGSATPSLFSTSTPKPATTPQSPFQSTNIFGAPAPSTSQKPSEEKAKEETKASQPTPSQPSFTFSGSTSGAPSFSQSTAAAPAPFGGSSQPPSTGSLFAPKTASSEQEKPQPTGGNPFSNLFVPKPAAAEAPKTEQKPSTPPNIFAPKPVSNEEPKTNELSKTSTSASPFSASTLGQPSAPAPQSPAFSIQKPQAVSPVSAFAPQTTPQSPFKTNGTKPAADVPSSSSTSTAQAPGVDKLQPAKMPPGLDKSTKEDVQMAYRVRLLNESFQREVAKLNPATHSFDAIVQFYLRTRETIGVPVEGAGTKRKAPTNSDGAAAAQPSKKAKQFGDVGDSTAAAASPSKITSPQLFGASQSTPPTTNKRKATEVDDNDVTSPHPAKRTGGDSTTASIFANSFSRSKTSEANEPAGAPSPKKLDAPSFKPSTPESTKPALFSTTPTASPPKPMFSASTAPASATPPANPFVLKPSGDTGASSSATPLAIPKFGSGNTNFFAQFKSKSDKEAEKEKAKRKAEDFDSDEDDEAEWERKDAENQRKKREEIEAQRHKRARFVPGQGFSFDEENSATDEEKSDASPASSILDIKPNSIGKPSNIFGHLSATPSESGDNENDDDADDTEEASASGDDAARESSFAPTEDLEADKANSKTNGTRDSSALESSDDGDFTKALKKSKPADSSDEPASEDQNSGSRSLFDRVEYDQEGKPKRQGEDDKVSSLLGSSKYASSFNSSASTPNPFGAPSQPQAENSGESATSKPASTNIFGGSTAASGASTPSIFATGSSPTKLGSDNTWKLNSPIKFADSTTAAPASAEKSDSEKPAGSASGSANPFSTLFGASSAGSKSGSNGAQGTPGFSFGGPSQTGSSFLAPSAVTSETPSRASTPGMTSDTGAESGDGDAAESLPQVDLSRSGAGEEDEDVVVEVRARGLKMVNSAWASQGVGSVRILKNRTTSRSRVLLRAQPSGNVVLNARLMKEIKYSVNGTNVQFIVPQPEGTAAMWAIRCKKEDVSKLATAMEENKS, encoded by the exons ATGTCTAAGAGAACAGCTCAAGGCCCTCAAGGGGACAAGGACAGCGATTTATTCCAATTCAACATGTCTAGTACACCAGAAGAAAAGCCCCAGCGGGCCACAGCTGCGCAACTGGCGGCAAGAAA AATCAAGGATGTTCGAAGACGGCCGCGTGTTCCTGGCGCACCGGCTGCTACCCCGAGTGCGTCCTTTGGCGGGCCGTTCAGCTCCATTGATCCTAACAcagtctcttctccatcagcGGGCCAGCAGCCGATGTCGAATGGCTTTAGTTTTGGACAGTCACAAAGCTTTCCTCCGGCTAGTCCAGCTCCCAAACCCCCAGCCCAGAACGGGGGCTCACAATTTTCCTTCGGCTCTGGAGGTGGCCCATCAGATTTCAATTTCTCCGCCTCTTTTGGTGGGGCATCGTCGACACCTGCGAGCAATCCTTTCGCCTCTGTGAATCCTGGTGGTGCTAGTCAACAGCCGGCCGGGGGCAGTTTCTCTGGGTTTAAGGGAAATATGTTCAACGTTCCTTCCACCGCAAGCCAATCTCCCGCCCAACAACCTCTGCCTTCCGGAGGTGGTCTGTTCGGAGCCGGATCTCAACAAAGTGGTTCCACGGGGGCCCTGTTCGGCAATACTGCCAGCAGCGGGCCTTCATTTCAACCGAGTACTGCTGCTCCTACAAACGGAAACATATTCGGCCAGTCTACTACCGGTGCTCCTTCGACAAACATTTTCGCTCAATCTGGGCAAGACAAACCGAACGCCTTTGGGCAGTCTACAGCATTCGGAAACGACTCGATGCAAACTTCCCCCGATGCGAAGTCTGCCGCTCAGAAACCAGCGTTTGGGAGCGGAAGCAGTGGCTTCGGGGTTTCGACAAACTTTGGTGGTTCTGGAGGTGGAAATCTATTCGGCGGTACAACTTCGGCGTCGCCATCAAAGCCGCTGTTTGGAGCAAAACCAACAGAGCAGCCCGCGACTTCATCGCCGTCTCTCTTCGGTGCTACAACCCAACCTACATCGTCAGCCCCTGCGGCGCCGTCCTTCGGTGGTGGCCCATCCTCGACTGGTAGTGCAACACCTTCGCTCTTCAGCACATCAACACCTAAACCTGCAACAACACCACAAAGTCCGTTCCAGTCTACGAATATTTTTGGTGCTCCTGCCCCCTCTACGTCGCAGAAACCCTCCGAGGAgaaagccaaagaagaaacaaaagccAGCCAGCCTACGCCATCTCAACCGTCATTTACCTTCTCTGGTTCAACTTCTGGAGCACCGTCATTCTCTCAAAgtacagcagcagctccgGCCCCGTTTGGTGGCTCATCGCAACCTCCATCAACGGGAAGTTTGTTTGCGCCAAAGACTGCTTCTTCGGAACAAGAAAAACCCCAGCCTACCGGAGGCAACCCGTTCAGCAACCTATTTGTTCCAaagccagcagctgcagaagcGCCTAAGACCGAGCAGAAACCATCAACACCTCCTAATATATTTGCTCCGAAGCCAGTGTCGAACGAAGAACCAAAGACGAATGAACTCTCAAAAACATCTACTTCCGCTTCGCCTTTCTCCGCTTCGACCCTTGGCCAACCTTCAGCACCTGCACCCCAATCTCCTGCATTCTCGATCCAAAAACCGCAGGCTGTTTCTCCGGTTTCGGCATTTGCTCCCCAAACGACTCCTCAAAGTCCGTTCAAGACCAATGGCACTAAACCAGCAGCAGATGTgccgtcctcatcatctacTTCTACCGCGCAGGCGCCAGGAGTTGACAAATTACAACCTGCCAAGATGCCGCCTGGTCTAGACAAGAGCACAAAGGAGGATGTGCAAATGGCCTATCGCGTTCGCCTACTGAATGAATCTTTCCAGCGCGAAGTCGCAAAGTTGAACCCAGCCACTCATAGTTTCGACGCCATTGTTCAATTTTACCTGCGCACTCGTGAGACGATTGGTGTCCCGGTTGAAGGCGCGGGTACCAAGCGTAAAGCGCCTACCAACAGCGatggagcagctgctgccCAGCCTTCTAAAAAGGCTAAACAATTCGGCGATGTTGGAGACtctactgctgctgctgcgtccCCAAGCAAGATCACCTCACCCCAACTTTTCGGCGCTAGCCAATCGACTCCTCCGACCACTAACAAACGAAAAGCAACCGAGGTCGACGATAACGACGTAACCTCACCGCACCCTGCCAAACGTACCGGTGGCGACTCCACGACGGCGAGCATCTTTGCAAACTCATTTTCACGATCTAAGACCTCTGAAGCCAATGAGCCCGCGGGTGCTCCTTCGCCCAAGAAACTTGATGCGCCGTCCTTCAAGCCGTCCACCCCGGAGTCTACCAAGCCTGCTTTGTTCTCCACAACTCCAACAGCATCGCCTCCTAAGCCGATGTTCTCCGCGTCCACTGCACCCGCAAGTGCCACTCCACCAGCAAATCCCTTTGTTTTGAAACCATCGGGCGATACTGGTGCTAGTTCTTCGGCTACCCCTTTGGCTATTCCTAAGTTTGGCTCTGGCAACACCAACTTTTTCGCGCAGTTCAAGTCTAAGTCTGAcaaggaggctgagaaagAGAAGGCAAAGCGCAAAGCCGAAGACTTTGActccgacgaagatgacgaggcaGAATGGGAACGAAAAGACGCGGAAAACCAGCGCAAGAAGCGTGAGGAAATCGAAGCGCAAAGGCATAAACGTGCTAGATTCGTTCCCGGCCAAGGCTTCTCTTTCGATGAAGAGAACAGTGCTACGGATGAGGAAAAGTCGGATGCTAGCCCGGCCTCGTCGATCCTGGATATCAAGCCGAACTCCATAGGAAAGCCTAGCAACATATTCGGTCATCTGTCAGCGACTCCATCTGAAAGTGGAGATAATGAGAATGATGACGACGCCGATGACACCGAGGAAGCCTCCGCTTCAGGTGATGACGCTGCCAGAGAATCGTCTTTCGCGCCAACTGAGGACCTCGAGGCAGACAAGGCTAATTCGAAGACCAACGGCACCCGTGACTCCTCTGCTCTTGAAAGCAGTGACGATGGTGATTTTACAAAGGCCctgaagaagtcgaagccggcggACAGCTCTGATGAGCCCGCCTCGGAAGACCAAAACTCGGGTAGTCGCAGCTTGTTCGATCGTGTTGAGTATGACCAAGAAGGAAAGCCGAAGCGTCagggtgaggatgataaGGTCTCTTCACTTCTCGGCTCCTCTAAGTATGCGTCGTCCTTCAATAGCTCGGCATCTACTCCAAACCCATTCGGTGCCCCTTCTCAGCCCCAGGCGGAAAATTCTGGTGAAAGCGCTACGTCTAAGCCTGCCTCGACGAATATCTTCGGAGGCTCGACAGCAGCGTCGGGCGCAAGCACTCCTTCAATCTTCGCTACCGGAAGCAGCCCGACAAAGCTTGGCAGTGATAACACGTGGAAACTCAACTCGCCCATAAAGTTCGCTGACTCTACAACAGCGGCTCCGGCCTCAGCAGAAAAGTCCGATTCTGAAAAGCCGGCAGGTTCAGCGTCTGGATCTGCAAACCCTTTCTCGACCCTCTTTGGAGCTTCGTCTGCGGGATCTAAATCTGGTTCCAACGGTGCTCAGGGGACTCCCGGCTTCTCGTTCGGTGGCCCATCGCAGACCGGTTCGTCCTTTTTGGCTCCGTCAGCGGTCACGTCAGAAACTCCAAGCCGTGCATCGACACCTGGAATGACTTCCGACACTGGAGCTGAGTCTggcgatggtgatgctgcgGAGTCTTTGCCCCAGGTTGATCTTTCTCGAAGTGGCGCtggcgaagaggacgaagatgttgttgttgaggtcCGAGCACGCGGCCTGAAAATGGTCAACAGCGCCTGGGCTAGTCAAGGCGTGGGTTCTGTCCGCATATTAAAGAATCGAACCACATCCCGCTCTCGTGTTCTGCTCAGAGCCCAACCTAGCGGGAACGTGGTGTTGAACGCAAGATTGATGAAGGAGATCAAATACAGCGTTAACGGGACAAATGTCCAGTTTATTGTTCCTCAACCCGAGGGGACTGCCGCAATGTGGGCTATCCGTtgcaagaaggaggatgtaTCCAAACTTGCAACCGCaatggaagaaaacaaaTCATAA
- the RPL31 gene encoding 60S ribosomal protein eL31 (BUSCO:EOG09265EOF;~COG:J;~EggNog:ENOG410PP8V;~InterPro:IPR023621,IPR000054;~PFAM:PF01198;~go_component: GO:0005840 - ribosome [Evidence IEA];~go_function: GO:0003735 - structural constituent of ribosome [Evidence IEA];~go_process: GO:0006412 - translation [Evidence IEA]) → MSNVQQTGKKQRSAIADVVTREYTINLHKRTHGVSFKKRAPRAIKEIRAFATHSMGTTDVRLDPQLNKKVWESGIKGVPFRLRVRISRKRNDEEGAKEKLYSYVQAVNVKEPKGLQTTVVDDE, encoded by the exons ATGTCCAACGTCCAGCAGACCGGCAAGAAGCAGCGTTCGGCCATCGCCGACGTGGTGACCCGCGAGTACACCATCAACCTGCACAAGAGG ACGCACGGTGTTTCCTTCAAGAAGCGTGCTCCTCGCGCCATCAAGGAGATCCGCGCTTTCGCTACCCACTCCATG GGTACCACCGATGTCCGCCTCGACCCCCAGCTGAACAAGAAGGTCTGGGAATCCGGTATCAAGGGCGTTCCTTTCCGTCTCCGTGTCCGTATCTCCCGCAAGCGTAACGACGAGGAGGGtgccaaggagaagctctACTCTTACGTCCAGGCCGTCAACGTCAAGGAGCCCAAGGGTCTCCAGACCACCGTTGTCGATGATGAGTAA
- a CDS encoding carbon-nitrogen hydrolase family protein (COG:E;~EggNog:ENOG410PFZN;~InterPro:IPR036526,IPR001110,IPR003010;~PFAM:PF00795;~go_process: GO:0006807 - nitrogen compound metabolic process [Evidence IEA]), protein MAALLKKPLKLALVQLASGADKAANLAHARTKVLEAAKAGASLIVLPECFNSPYGTSYFPKYAETLLPSPPTKEQSPSYHALSAIAAEAKAYLVGGSIPELETISNKYYNTSLVFAPSGALIGTHRKTHLFDIDIPGKIKFKESEVLSPGNQLTIVDLPDYGKIGLAICYDIRFPEPGMMAARKGAFALIYPGAFNTTTGPLHWQLLARARAVDNQTYVALCSPARDLDATYHAYGHSLVADPSATILSEAEESENIVYADLDNETIESTRKGIPIYTQRRFDLYSDVSKN, encoded by the exons ATGGCCGCCTTGCTGAAAAAACCTCTGAAACTCGCCTTGGTGCAGCTGGCGTCAG GCGCAGATAAGGCTGCTAACCTCGCCCACGCCCGTACTAAAGTCCTCGAAGCTGCAAAGGCCGGCGCTTCACTCATCGTACTTCCGGAATGCTTCAACTCTCCATATGGGACTTCGTACTTCCCTAAATATGCTGAAACTCTTCTTCCGTCTCCTCCAACAAAAGAGCAGTCTCCGTCCTATCACGCTCTATCAGCCATCGCCGCTGAGGCAAAGGCGTATCTTGTAGGGGGTAGTATCCCTGAACTTGAGACAATATCAAACAAATACTATAATACATCGCTCGTATTTGCACCATCGGGCGCCCTTATCGGAACACACCGCAAGACTCACTTATTCGACATTGATATCCCGGGAAAGATCAAATTCAAGGAGAGCGAGGTCTTGTCGCCCGGCAACCAATTGACTATTGTCGACCTGCCCGATTACGGCAAAATCGGACTTGCTATCTGCTACGATATCCGTTTCCCCGAGCCAGGTATGATGGCAGCGCGCAAAGGCGCATTTGCACTTATCTACCCTGGTGCTTTCAACACAACTACTGGGCCCTTGCACTGGCAATTACTCGCTCGTGCTCGCGCCGTCGACAACCAAACATATGTGGCCTTGTGCAGTCCTGCACGGGACTTGGATGCTACCTATCATGCGTACGGTCATAGTCTAGTGGCGGATCCTAGCGCGACGATCTTGTCGGAGGCAGAAGAATCCGAGAACATTGTTTACGCCGATCTGGACAACGAGACGATTGAAAGCACCCGGAAAGGCATTCCGATTTATACACAACGGCGGTTTGACTTGTACTCGGATGTGAGTAAGAATTAA